In one window of Calypte anna isolate BGI_N300 chromosome 1, bCalAnn1_v1.p, whole genome shotgun sequence DNA:
- the LOC103538165 gene encoding potassium voltage-gated channel subfamily A member 6 codes for MRAEEPLALAAPRAGGGEAEAEAAGEERSGGSCCSSERLVINISGLRFETQLRTLSIFPDTLLGDPSRRVRYFDPLRNEYFFDRNRPSFDAILYYYQSGGRLRRPVHVPLDIFLEEIRFYQLGQEAIETFREDEGFIQEEEKPLPEHHFQRQVWLLFEYPESSGPARAIAIVSVLVILISIVIFCLETLPEFRQEPKGPQPGFGEVVPHSDEALLLPPPPPSGTPPPLHPAYGAGPFFTDPFFLIETLCIIWFSFELLVRFFACPSKPEFSRNIMNIIDIVAIIPYFITLGTELAQQQQQKQQPGSSGNNGGQQQAMSLAILRVIRLVRVFRIFKLSRHSKGLQILGKTLQASMRELGLLIFFLFIGVILFSSAVYFAETDDPDSLFTSIPDAFWWAVVSMTTVGYGDMYPMTIGGKIVGSLCAIAGVLTIALPVPVIVSNFNYFYHRETDHEEQCQYTHVTCGQQQSPFSEPKKGDSNQSLSKSEFLEAEDLESMKYSNFIPPNNQGYKEKKMLTEV; via the coding sequence ATGCGGGCGGAGGAGCCGCTGGCGCTGGCGGCCCCCCGGGCGGGCGGTGGCGAGGCAGAGGCGGAGGCGGCGGGCGAAGAGCGGAGCGGcggcagctgctgcagcagcgAGCGGCTAGTGATCAACATCTCGGGGCTGAGGTTCGAGACGCAGCTGCGGACCCTCTCCATCTTCCCCGACACGCTGCTGGGGGACCCCAGCCGCCGGGTGCGGTACTTCGACCCACTCCGCAACGAGTACTTCTTCGACCGCAACCGGCCCAGCTTCGACGCCATCCTCTACTATTACCAGTCCGGGGGGCGTCTCCGCCGGCCGGTCCATGTGCCCCTCGACATCTTCCTGGAGGAGATCCGCTTCTACCAGCTGGGCCAGGAGGCCATCGAGACCTTCCGGGAGGACGAGGGCTTCATTCAAGAGGAGGAGAAGCCCCTGCCCGAGCACCACTTCCAGCGCCAGGTCTGGCTGCTCTTTGAGTACCCCGAGAGCTCCGGGCCGGCCCGGGCCATCGCCATCGTCTCTGTGCTGGTTATCCTCATTTCCATTGTCATCTTCTGCTTGGAGACCCTGCCCGAGTTTCGCCAGGAGCCCAAGGGCCCCCAGCCCGGCTTCGGGGAGGTGGTACCACACAGCGAcgaggcactgctgctgccaccgCCACCACCGAGCGGGACTCCGCCGCCCCTGCACCCCGCCTATGGTGCTGGCCCTTTCTTCACTGACCCTTTCTTCCTTATCGAGACCCTGTGCATCATCTGGTTCTCCTTTGAGCTCCTCGTCCGCTTCTTTGCCTGCCCCAGCAAGCCCGAGTTCTCCCGCAACATCATGAACATCATTGACATCGTGGCCATCATCCCCTACTTCATCACCCTGGGCACCGAGCTGGcccagcaacagcagcagaagcagcagccgGGAAGCAGTGGCAACAATGGAGGCCAGCAGCAAGCCATGTCCCTCGCCATCCTCAGAGTCATTCGCTTGGTCAGGGTCTTCAGGATCTTCAAGCTCTCCAGGCACTCCAAGGGGCTGCAGATCTTAGGGAAAACTCTCCAGGCCAGCATGAGAGAGCTGGGCCTCctcatcttctttctcttcattgGGGTGATCTTGTTCTCCAGTGCTGTCTACTTTGCAGAGACAGATGACCCCGACTCCTTGTTCACCAGCATTCCTGATGCTTTTTGGTGGGCAGTGGTGTCCATGACCACTGTGGGCTATGGGGACATGTATCCTATGACAATTGGTGGCAAGATTGTGGGCTCCTTGTGTGCCATCGCAGGTGTACTCACCATtgccctccctgtccctgtcatTGTGTCCAACTTCAACTACTTCTACCACCGGGAGACTGATCATGAAGAACAGTGCCAGTACACCCACGTCACCTGTGGCCAGCAGCAGTCACCCTTCTCTGAGCCCAAGAAGGGGGACAGTAATCAGTCTCTCAGCAAATCTGAATTCCTGGAAGCGGAAGACCTGGAGTCCATGAAATACTCCAACTTCATTCCTCCCAACAACCAGGGttataaagagaagaaaatgctgaCAGAGGTGTGA